A single region of the Ictalurus punctatus breed USDA103 chromosome 26, Coco_2.0, whole genome shotgun sequence genome encodes:
- the LOC108258915 gene encoding mitogen-activated protein kinase kinase kinase kinase 4 isoform X4 translates to MANDSPAKSLVDIDLSSLRDPAGIFELVEVVGNGTYGQVYKGRHVKTGQLAAIKVMDVTEDEEEEIKLEINMLKKYSHHRNIATYYGAFIKKSPPGHDDQLWLVMEFCGAGSITDLVKNTKNGLKEDWIAYISREILRGLAHLHAHHVIHRDIKGQNVLLTENAEVKLVDFGVSAQLDRTVGRRNTFIGTPYWMAPEVIACDENPDATYDYRSDLWSCGITAIEMAEGAPPLCDMHPMRALFLIPRNPPPRLKSKKWSKKFINFIENCLVKNYTQRPPTDQLLKHPFIRDQPNERQVRIQLKDHIDHTRKKRGERDETEYDWSLSEEEDDEAPEAEGEPSSIVNVPGESTLRRDFIRLQQENKERSEALKRQQLLQEQQLREQEEYKRQLLAERQKRIEQQKEQRRRLEEQQRRERELRRQQEREQRRREQEEKRRVEEMERRRKEEDERRRAEEEKRRNDREQEYIRRQLEEEQRHLEILQQQLLHEQAMLLLCDGATLCAQEFKWRELEEQRKAERLQRQLQQEQTYLLSLQRGPKQRTSSLTAQPDWAKLPQARPLDDPDPPVYSNADECTPKADLLRQTDGDQNVDPDAEQNKHVDENEALTDECREQTESVSVDSSPLVTQPVGETDRNDDPLVQSTPSSGPVSEAQPVGEADERYRKNHQGSPQTAPPKQQPPVPPRSSEPYSNGNSSSESSSMHKPMEPQVQWSHLAALKNNASAPPVSRSHSFSDPVPNFAHLHLRSQEPHHPAHPAHPAHPARSEHPHPLPLSLSRSHETSETSVNDEVPPKVPVRTTSRSPVLSRRDSPLQNNQQSSQPGQRNAGSNVEPRLLWDRVEKLARPGSGSSSGSSNSSSQTSSQSSGEKFRVRSSSKSEGSPHQRPENAGKKLEEKKDFVRPARPSDLTLLANEVRAIEEARPPHKVTDYSSSSEDSDSEEDDEVEQELGNESTSGTEDSRASSSKVSNGETESVKTMIVHDEAESDTAITPSKDGTLIVRQTLSGSNSLQKHKSSSSFTPFIDPRLLQISPSTGSSLNNMAVIGNDLRLHEVLRPDPMRKGSVVNVNPVNTRPQSDTPEIRKYKKRFNSEILCAALWGVNLLVGTESGLLLLDRSGQGKVYPLINRRRFQQMDVLEGLNVLVTISGKKNKLRVYYLSWLRNKILHNDPEVEKKQGWTTVGELEGCVHYKVVKYERIKFLVLALKNSVEVYAWAPKPYHKFMAFKSFGDLVHKPLLVDLTVEEGQRLKVIYGSCSGFHAVDVDSGAVYDIYLPTHIQTSIQSHAIIILPNTDGIELLVCYEDEGVYVNTYGRITKDVVLQWGEMPTSVAYIRSNQIMGWGEKAIEIRSVETGHLDGVFMHKRAQRLKFLCERNDKVFFASVRQGGASQVYFMTLGRSNLLSW, encoded by the exons CTGGTGATGGAATTCTGTGGAGCTGGCTCAATCACAGACCTGGTGAAGAACACGAAGAACGGCCTGAAGGAGGATTGGATCGCCTACATTTCACGAGAGATCCTCCGA GGTCTGGCACATTTGCATGCACACCACGTCATCCACCGTGACATCAAAGGCCAGAACGTCCTGCTCACCGAGAACGCCGAGGTCAAACTAG TTGATTTTGGCGTGAGCGCTCAGTTGGACCGGACAGTCGGCAGGAGGAACACTTTCATCGGCACACCTTACTGGATGGCACCCGAGGTCATTGCCTGTGATGAGAACCCTGACGCTACTTATGACTACAGA AGTGACCTGTGGTCGTGTGGAATCACTGCTATCGAAATGGCCGAAGGCGCTCCCC CACTTTGTGACATGCACCCAATGCGAGCTCTCTTCCTCATCCCGAGAAATCCACCTCCTCGACTCAAGTCCAAAAAATG GTCCAAGAAGTTCATCAATTTTATCGAGAATTGTTTGGTGAAGAACTACACTCAGAGGCCACCCACCGATCAGCTCCTGAAACACCCGTTCATCAGAGACCAGCCGAACGAAAGGCAGGTCCGCATCCAGCTCAAGGACCACATCGACCACACACGCAAgaagaggggggagagag ATGAGACGGAGTATGATTGGAGTCTaagtgaagaagaagatgatgaggCTCCGGAGGCGGAAGGAGAACCCAG TTCTATAGTGAACGTACCTGGCGAGTCGACGCTGCGGCGGGACTTCATCCGTCTgcagcaggaaaacaaggagCGCTCGGAGGCCCTGAAGAGACAGCAGCTCCTTCAGGAGCAGCAGCTCCGCGAGCAAGAGGAGTACAAGCGCCAACTGCTGGCCGAGCGCCAGAAGCGCATAGAGCAGCAGAAAGAGCAAAGGAGACGCCTGGAGGAG CAACAGCGGCGTGAGCGAGAGCTGAGAAGGCAGCAGGAGCGCGAGCAGAGGCGGCGGGAACAGGAGGAGAAAAGGAGAGTAGAGGAGATGGAGCGCCGGCGCAAGGAGGAGGACGAGCGCAGGAGGGCGGAGGAGGAGAAAAGACGGAATGATCGTGAACAG GAATATATCCGCCGTCAGCTGGAAGAGGAGCAGAGGCATCTAGAGATCCTTCAGCAGCAGCTGCTTCACGAGCAGGCCATGTTACTG CTTTGTGATGGAGCTACGCTCTGTGCTCAGGAGTTCAAATGGCGGGAGCTGGAGGAGCAGCGGAAGGCGGAGCGGCTGCAGCGTCAGCTCCAGCAGGAGCAGACCTACCTGCTCTCCCTGCAGCGCGGACCGAAACAGCGCACTTCCTCCCTCACGGCCCAGCCCGACTGGGCAAAACTACCCCAAGCGCGCCCCTTAGATGACCCCGACCCCCCCGTTTACTCTAACGCAGACGAGTGCACGCCGAAGGCTGACCTCCTCCGTCAGACTGACGGCGACCAGAATGTAGATCCAGATGCAGAGCAGAATAAACATGTAGATGAGAACGAAGCCCTTACTGATGAGTGCAGGGAACAGACTGAGAGTGTGTCGGTGGATTCGAGCCCTTTAGTCACACAGCCAGTGGGTGAGACAGACAGGAACGACGACCCCCTCGTCCAGTCAACTCCATCCAGTGGCCCGGTGTCTGAAGCCCAGCCAGTCGGAGAG GCTGATGAAAGATACCGCAAGAACCATCAGGGCTCGCCTCAGACAGCTCCACCCAAGCAGCAGCCGCCAGTACCTCCCCGTTCATCTGAGCCCTATTCTAACGGGAACTCCTCATCCGAGTCCTCAAGCATGCACAAGCCCATGGAACCGCAG GTCCAGTGGTCTCACCTGGCCGCTCTAAAGAACAACGCGTCCGCTCCCCCCGTGTCCCGTTCTCATTCCTTCAGCGATCCAGTTCCTAATTTTGCACATCTCCATCTGCGCTCTCAAGAGCCACACCACCCAGCGCACCCTGCTCACCCAGCACACCCTGCACGCTCTGAGCATCCTCACCCTCTGCCCCTTTCACTGTCTCGGAGCCATGAGACCTCTGAAACATCAGTCAATGACGAGGTTCCACCAAAG GTTCCCGTGAGGACGACATCCAGATCACCTGTACTGTCCCGCAGAGACTCCCCACTTCAGAACAACCAGCAAAGCAGCCAACCTGGACAGAGGAATGCTGGAAG TAACGTGGAACCGCGTCTGCTGTGGGATCGGGTGGAGAAGCTGGCTAGACCAGGCAGTGGAAGCTCTTCTGGCTCCAGTAACTCCAGCTCACAGACTAGCTCTCAGAGTTCAGGGGAGAAGTTCAGGGTTCGCT CATCTTCAAAATCCGAGGGCTCGCCACATCAACGCCCGGAAAATGCTGGCAAAAAattggaggagaagaaggactTTGTCAGACCAGCCAGGCcctct GATCTCACTCTACTGGCCAATGAGGTGCGTGCAATTGAAGAAGCTCGTCCTCCTCACAAGGTGACTGACTACTCCTCATCTAGTGAGGACTCTGATTCAGAAGAGGATGATGAGGTGGAACAGGAGCTGGGCAACGAGTCTACATCTGGCACCGAGGACTCGAGGGCAAG CTCCTCGAAAGTTAGCAATGGTGAGACGGAGTCAGTGAAGACCATGATTGTTCACGACGAAGCAGAAAGCGACACAGCCATCACACCCTCTAAAGACGGCACTTTAATCGTCAGACAG ACACTCTCTGGCAGTAATTCTCTTCAAAAACACAAGTCCTCTTCTTCCTTCACCCCATTCATTGACCCTCGCCTTCTACAAATATCGCCCTCTACTGGCAGCTCTCTCAACAACATGG CGGTCATCGGGAATGACCTTCGGCTGCATGAAGTGTTAAGGCCAGACCCCATGCGTAAAGGCTCGGTGGTTAACGTGAACCCGGTGAACACTCGGCCACAAAGCGACACGCCCGAGATCCGCAAGTACAAGAAGAGGTTCAATTCCGAGATCCTGTGTGCTGCACTCTGGG GGGTGAACTTATTGGTGGGGACAGAAAGTGGGCTTTTGCTTCTGGACCGCAGTGGGCAGGGTAAAGTTTACCCCCTCATCAACCGCCGCCGTTTTCAGCAAATGGATGTTCTGGAAGGCCTTAATGTTCTGGTCACAATATCAG GAAAAAAGAACAAGCTGCGAGTGTATTATCTGTCCTGGCTGAGGAACAAGATCCTACACAATGACCCAGAGGTGGAGAAGAAGCAGGGGTGGACTACAGTGGGAGAGCTGGAGGGCTGTGTGCACTACAAAGTTG TGAAATATGAAAGGATCAAGTTCTTGGTGCTGGCCTTGAAAAACTCTGTGGAGGTCTATGCGTGGGCACCGAAGCCGTATCATAAATTCATGGCCTTTAAG TCATTTGGCGACCTGGTACACAAGCCCTTGCTAGTGGACCTGACTGTGGAGGAGGGACAGAGGTTAAAGGTGATATACGGCTCCTGCTCTGGTTTTCACGCGGTCGACGTGGATTCGGGCGCCGTTTACGACATCTATTTGCCCACGCAC ATTCAGACCAGCATCCAGTCGCACGCCATCATCATCCTTCCCAACACGGACGGCATCGAGCTGCTGGTCTGCTATGAGGACGAAGGCGTCTACGTGAACACGTACGGGCGCATCACTAAAGACGTGGTGTTGCAGTGGGGAGAGATGCCCACCTCTGTTG CATACATCAGGTCGAATCAGATCATGGGCTGGGGCGAGAAGGCCATAGAGATCCGCTCGGTCGAGACGGGTCACTTGGATGGCGTGTTCATGCACAAAAGGGCACAAAGGCTTAAGTTCCTGTGCGAGAGAAATGACAAG GTGTTCTTCGCTTCTGTACGTCAAGGCGGCGCGAGTCAGGTCTACTTCATGACCCTGGGCCGCAGCAATCTGCTCAGCTGGTAA
- the LOC108258915 gene encoding TRAF2 and NCK-interacting protein kinase isoform X1, with the protein MANDSPAKSLVDIDLSSLRDPAGIFELVEVVGNGTYGQVYKGRHVKTGQLAAIKVMDVTEDEEEEIKLEINMLKKYSHHRNIATYYGAFIKKSPPGHDDQLWLVMEFCGAGSITDLVKNTKNGLKEDWIAYISREILRGLAHLHAHHVIHRDIKGQNVLLTENAEVKLVDFGVSAQLDRTVGRRNTFIGTPYWMAPEVIACDENPDATYDYRSDLWSCGITAIEMAEGAPPLCDMHPMRALFLIPRNPPPRLKSKKWSKKFINFIENCLVKNYTQRPPTDQLLKHPFIRDQPNERQVRIQLKDHIDHTRKKRGERDETEYDWSLSEEEDDEAPEAEGEPSSIVNVPGESTLRRDFIRLQQENKERSEALKRQQLLQEQQLREQEEYKRQLLAERQKRIEQQKEQRRRLEEQQRRERELRRQQEREQRRREQEEKRRVEEMERRRKEEDERRRAEEEKRRNDREQEYIRRQLEEEQRHLEILQQQLLHEQAMLLLCDGATLCAQEFKWRELEEQRKAERLQRQLQQEQTYLLSLQRGPKQRTSSLTAQPDWAKLPQARPLDDPDPPVYSNADECTPKADLLRQTDGDQNVDPDAEQNKHVDENEALTDECREQTESVSVDSSPLVTQPVGETDRNDDPLVQSTPSSGPVSEAQPVGEADERYRKNHQGSPQTAPPKQQPPVPPRSSEPYSNGNSSSESSSMHKPMEPQVQWSHLAALKNNASAPPVSRSHSFSDPVPNFAHLHLRSQEPHHPAHPAHPAHPARSEHPHPLPLSLSRSHETSETSVNDEVPPKVPVRTTSRSPVLSRRDSPLQNNQQSSQPGQRNAGSNVEPRLLWDRVEKLARPGSGSSSGSSNSSSQTSSQSSGEKFRVRSSSKSEGSPHQRPENAGKKLEEKKDFVRPARPSDLTLLANEVRAIEEARPPHKVTDYSSSSEDSDSEEDDEVEQELGNESTSGTEDSRASSSKVSNGETESVKTMIVHDEAESDTAITPSKDGTLIVRQSVAEKIRLVPGPGTGPVPGPGHGPALGHQERNGFAGRIHLLPDLIQQSHHSPSPSITSSPSSSHTSPSMSPQSALERLLASETLSGSNSLQKHKSSSSFTPFIDPRLLQISPSTGSSLNNMAVIGNDLRLHEVLRPDPMRKGSVVNVNPVNTRPQSDTPEIRKYKKRFNSEILCAALWGVNLLVGTESGLLLLDRSGQGKVYPLINRRRFQQMDVLEGLNVLVTISGKKNKLRVYYLSWLRNKILHNDPEVEKKQGWTTVGELEGCVHYKVVKYERIKFLVLALKNSVEVYAWAPKPYHKFMAFKSFGDLVHKPLLVDLTVEEGQRLKVIYGSCSGFHAVDVDSGAVYDIYLPTHIQTSIQSHAIIILPNTDGIELLVCYEDEGVYVNTYGRITKDVVLQWGEMPTSVAYIRSNQIMGWGEKAIEIRSVETGHLDGVFMHKRAQRLKFLCERNDKVFFASVRQGGASQVYFMTLGRSNLLSW; encoded by the exons CTGGTGATGGAATTCTGTGGAGCTGGCTCAATCACAGACCTGGTGAAGAACACGAAGAACGGCCTGAAGGAGGATTGGATCGCCTACATTTCACGAGAGATCCTCCGA GGTCTGGCACATTTGCATGCACACCACGTCATCCACCGTGACATCAAAGGCCAGAACGTCCTGCTCACCGAGAACGCCGAGGTCAAACTAG TTGATTTTGGCGTGAGCGCTCAGTTGGACCGGACAGTCGGCAGGAGGAACACTTTCATCGGCACACCTTACTGGATGGCACCCGAGGTCATTGCCTGTGATGAGAACCCTGACGCTACTTATGACTACAGA AGTGACCTGTGGTCGTGTGGAATCACTGCTATCGAAATGGCCGAAGGCGCTCCCC CACTTTGTGACATGCACCCAATGCGAGCTCTCTTCCTCATCCCGAGAAATCCACCTCCTCGACTCAAGTCCAAAAAATG GTCCAAGAAGTTCATCAATTTTATCGAGAATTGTTTGGTGAAGAACTACACTCAGAGGCCACCCACCGATCAGCTCCTGAAACACCCGTTCATCAGAGACCAGCCGAACGAAAGGCAGGTCCGCATCCAGCTCAAGGACCACATCGACCACACACGCAAgaagaggggggagagag ATGAGACGGAGTATGATTGGAGTCTaagtgaagaagaagatgatgaggCTCCGGAGGCGGAAGGAGAACCCAG TTCTATAGTGAACGTACCTGGCGAGTCGACGCTGCGGCGGGACTTCATCCGTCTgcagcaggaaaacaaggagCGCTCGGAGGCCCTGAAGAGACAGCAGCTCCTTCAGGAGCAGCAGCTCCGCGAGCAAGAGGAGTACAAGCGCCAACTGCTGGCCGAGCGCCAGAAGCGCATAGAGCAGCAGAAAGAGCAAAGGAGACGCCTGGAGGAG CAACAGCGGCGTGAGCGAGAGCTGAGAAGGCAGCAGGAGCGCGAGCAGAGGCGGCGGGAACAGGAGGAGAAAAGGAGAGTAGAGGAGATGGAGCGCCGGCGCAAGGAGGAGGACGAGCGCAGGAGGGCGGAGGAGGAGAAAAGACGGAATGATCGTGAACAG GAATATATCCGCCGTCAGCTGGAAGAGGAGCAGAGGCATCTAGAGATCCTTCAGCAGCAGCTGCTTCACGAGCAGGCCATGTTACTG CTTTGTGATGGAGCTACGCTCTGTGCTCAGGAGTTCAAATGGCGGGAGCTGGAGGAGCAGCGGAAGGCGGAGCGGCTGCAGCGTCAGCTCCAGCAGGAGCAGACCTACCTGCTCTCCCTGCAGCGCGGACCGAAACAGCGCACTTCCTCCCTCACGGCCCAGCCCGACTGGGCAAAACTACCCCAAGCGCGCCCCTTAGATGACCCCGACCCCCCCGTTTACTCTAACGCAGACGAGTGCACGCCGAAGGCTGACCTCCTCCGTCAGACTGACGGCGACCAGAATGTAGATCCAGATGCAGAGCAGAATAAACATGTAGATGAGAACGAAGCCCTTACTGATGAGTGCAGGGAACAGACTGAGAGTGTGTCGGTGGATTCGAGCCCTTTAGTCACACAGCCAGTGGGTGAGACAGACAGGAACGACGACCCCCTCGTCCAGTCAACTCCATCCAGTGGCCCGGTGTCTGAAGCCCAGCCAGTCGGAGAG GCTGATGAAAGATACCGCAAGAACCATCAGGGCTCGCCTCAGACAGCTCCACCCAAGCAGCAGCCGCCAGTACCTCCCCGTTCATCTGAGCCCTATTCTAACGGGAACTCCTCATCCGAGTCCTCAAGCATGCACAAGCCCATGGAACCGCAG GTCCAGTGGTCTCACCTGGCCGCTCTAAAGAACAACGCGTCCGCTCCCCCCGTGTCCCGTTCTCATTCCTTCAGCGATCCAGTTCCTAATTTTGCACATCTCCATCTGCGCTCTCAAGAGCCACACCACCCAGCGCACCCTGCTCACCCAGCACACCCTGCACGCTCTGAGCATCCTCACCCTCTGCCCCTTTCACTGTCTCGGAGCCATGAGACCTCTGAAACATCAGTCAATGACGAGGTTCCACCAAAG GTTCCCGTGAGGACGACATCCAGATCACCTGTACTGTCCCGCAGAGACTCCCCACTTCAGAACAACCAGCAAAGCAGCCAACCTGGACAGAGGAATGCTGGAAG TAACGTGGAACCGCGTCTGCTGTGGGATCGGGTGGAGAAGCTGGCTAGACCAGGCAGTGGAAGCTCTTCTGGCTCCAGTAACTCCAGCTCACAGACTAGCTCTCAGAGTTCAGGGGAGAAGTTCAGGGTTCGCT CATCTTCAAAATCCGAGGGCTCGCCACATCAACGCCCGGAAAATGCTGGCAAAAAattggaggagaagaaggactTTGTCAGACCAGCCAGGCcctct GATCTCACTCTACTGGCCAATGAGGTGCGTGCAATTGAAGAAGCTCGTCCTCCTCACAAGGTGACTGACTACTCCTCATCTAGTGAGGACTCTGATTCAGAAGAGGATGATGAGGTGGAACAGGAGCTGGGCAACGAGTCTACATCTGGCACCGAGGACTCGAGGGCAAG CTCCTCGAAAGTTAGCAATGGTGAGACGGAGTCAGTGAAGACCATGATTGTTCACGACGAAGCAGAAAGCGACACAGCCATCACACCCTCTAAAGACGGCACTTTAATCGTCAGACAG AGCGTAGCAGAGAAAATCCGATTGGTTCCCGGGCCTGGTACGGGCCCTGTCCCTGGTCCTGGTCACGGTCCTGCTCTGGGCCACCAGGAGCGAAATGGCTTCGCAGGCCGTATTCACCTGCTGCCTGACCTCATCCAACAGAGCCATcactccccctccccctccatcacttcctccccctcctccaGTCACACCAGCCCCTCCATGTCCCCCCAATCCGCCTTGGAGAGGCTGCTTGCCAGCGAG ACACTCTCTGGCAGTAATTCTCTTCAAAAACACAAGTCCTCTTCTTCCTTCACCCCATTCATTGACCCTCGCCTTCTACAAATATCGCCCTCTACTGGCAGCTCTCTCAACAACATGG CGGTCATCGGGAATGACCTTCGGCTGCATGAAGTGTTAAGGCCAGACCCCATGCGTAAAGGCTCGGTGGTTAACGTGAACCCGGTGAACACTCGGCCACAAAGCGACACGCCCGAGATCCGCAAGTACAAGAAGAGGTTCAATTCCGAGATCCTGTGTGCTGCACTCTGGG GGGTGAACTTATTGGTGGGGACAGAAAGTGGGCTTTTGCTTCTGGACCGCAGTGGGCAGGGTAAAGTTTACCCCCTCATCAACCGCCGCCGTTTTCAGCAAATGGATGTTCTGGAAGGCCTTAATGTTCTGGTCACAATATCAG GAAAAAAGAACAAGCTGCGAGTGTATTATCTGTCCTGGCTGAGGAACAAGATCCTACACAATGACCCAGAGGTGGAGAAGAAGCAGGGGTGGACTACAGTGGGAGAGCTGGAGGGCTGTGTGCACTACAAAGTTG TGAAATATGAAAGGATCAAGTTCTTGGTGCTGGCCTTGAAAAACTCTGTGGAGGTCTATGCGTGGGCACCGAAGCCGTATCATAAATTCATGGCCTTTAAG TCATTTGGCGACCTGGTACACAAGCCCTTGCTAGTGGACCTGACTGTGGAGGAGGGACAGAGGTTAAAGGTGATATACGGCTCCTGCTCTGGTTTTCACGCGGTCGACGTGGATTCGGGCGCCGTTTACGACATCTATTTGCCCACGCAC ATTCAGACCAGCATCCAGTCGCACGCCATCATCATCCTTCCCAACACGGACGGCATCGAGCTGCTGGTCTGCTATGAGGACGAAGGCGTCTACGTGAACACGTACGGGCGCATCACTAAAGACGTGGTGTTGCAGTGGGGAGAGATGCCCACCTCTGTTG CATACATCAGGTCGAATCAGATCATGGGCTGGGGCGAGAAGGCCATAGAGATCCGCTCGGTCGAGACGGGTCACTTGGATGGCGTGTTCATGCACAAAAGGGCACAAAGGCTTAAGTTCCTGTGCGAGAGAAATGACAAG GTGTTCTTCGCTTCTGTACGTCAAGGCGGCGCGAGTCAGGTCTACTTCATGACCCTGGGCCGCAGCAATCTGCTCAGCTGGTAA